A window of Elusimicrobiota bacterium contains these coding sequences:
- a CDS encoding TonB family protein: protein MTASRVPVSVMSSLALHAAGLGLYLHMSRLARQAGARVIANVDLMIETRRPVETPKPIPRAPSPPSTWNFLKLALPAAPKAAPQALDAEPSRARAAALMAVPKLEERSRRPQAPAELPRLEDVGRRRPAGALQGLEAASLSARRRLSAAPRPLVEAAPERGALRRTLEAILPVSERLDMAPQMREAPEALRNRLEPVLSPAPQRGKARALEENKGVEIEGPLSGRKVLSYVIPEFPAWARDLGVHEASLSIRFDVSPQGAVLPQMLVERTSGFGRLDRLALEALRQWRFAPLAGGRRQWGIITFRFLLE, encoded by the coding sequence ATGACCGCTTCCAGGGTCCCGGTTTCCGTGATGAGCTCCTTGGCCTTGCACGCGGCGGGGCTCGGGCTGTATCTCCATATGTCCCGGTTGGCCCGCCAGGCAGGGGCCCGCGTGATCGCCAACGTGGACCTCATGATCGAAACGCGCCGGCCCGTGGAGACGCCCAAGCCGATCCCTCGGGCCCCGAGCCCTCCCAGCACGTGGAATTTCCTGAAATTGGCCTTGCCTGCGGCTCCCAAGGCGGCGCCCCAGGCCCTTGATGCCGAGCCCTCAAGGGCGAGGGCCGCGGCACTCATGGCGGTCCCCAAGCTCGAGGAGAGAAGCCGCCGGCCCCAAGCCCCCGCCGAGCTTCCCAGGCTCGAGGACGTCGGGCGGCGGCGCCCGGCCGGCGCCTTGCAGGGTCTGGAGGCCGCGAGCTTATCCGCTCGCCGGCGTCTCTCGGCCGCGCCCCGGCCCCTTGTGGAGGCGGCCCCGGAGCGGGGGGCCCTGCGCCGCACGCTCGAGGCGATTCTCCCGGTCTCGGAGCGCCTGGACATGGCTCCGCAGATGCGGGAGGCGCCCGAGGCTCTTCGCAATAGGCTTGAGCCCGTGCTCTCGCCTGCTCCCCAGCGCGGCAAGGCCAGGGCCTTGGAGGAGAATAAGGGGGTGGAAATAGAGGGCCCGCTCTCCGGCCGCAAGGTCCTGTCGTACGTGATTCCAGAGTTCCCGGCTTGGGCCCGCGATCTGGGGGTTCACGAGGCCTCGCTTTCCATCCGTTTCGACGTCTCGCCGCAGGGGGCGGTCCTGCCCCAAATGCTTGTGGAGCGCACCTCGGGCTTCGGGCGGCTCGATCGCCTGGCCTTGGAGGCCCTGCGCCAGTGGCGCTTCGCGCCCTTGGCCGGGGGCCGGAGGCAGTGGGGAATCATCACGTTCCGGTTTCTCTTGGAGTGA
- a CDS encoding biopolymer transporter ExbD, producing the protein MAVDWEDEGEIVSGINVTPLVDVCLVLVIIFMVTAPMMSDPVIKVTLPQAHTREGSESDKLTVTLSREGRLALDYKEFKDLDSLKAELEARLLASDSKRVVLRADESATHGRLTELMARAKEAGAQVLTIATEPKK; encoded by the coding sequence ATGGCCGTGGATTGGGAGGACGAGGGCGAGATCGTCTCGGGCATCAACGTAACACCCTTGGTGGACGTTTGCCTTGTCTTGGTGATCATTTTCATGGTGACGGCCCCGATGATGTCGGACCCGGTGATCAAGGTCACCTTGCCCCAGGCCCACACTCGCGAGGGCTCTGAGTCCGACAAGCTCACCGTCACCTTGAGCCGGGAGGGACGCCTGGCGCTGGATTACAAGGAGTTCAAGGATTTGGATTCCCTGAAGGCAGAGCTAGAGGCCCGGCTTCTGGCCAGCGACTCCAAGCGAGTCGTGCTGAGGGCCGACGAAAGCGCCACCCACGGCAGGCTCACCGAGCTCATGGCCCGGGCCAAGGAGGCCGGGGCCCAGGTTCTCACCATCGCCACGGAGCCCAAGAAATGA
- a CDS encoding MotA/TolQ/ExbB proton channel family protein, with protein sequence MMGQINYLLMLRDSLTLLVLLFCSVLSFTFMIERWLYFRRAEGNAENVLAHVRKLLEDGKSEAALHFCQKQSSCVAQVVHYGLLHAGRSRKDLEELLHSKGLEERLKLERFLAVLGTLSNTAPFIGLFGTVVGIIKAFRDLALAGGGGPSVVAKGIAEALVATAAGLLVAIPAAVIYNYFTRRVKELSVQMQVAATRLIVMLGAK encoded by the coding sequence ATGATGGGTCAGATCAATTACCTGCTGATGCTCCGGGACAGCCTCACCCTCCTCGTCCTCCTTTTCTGCTCGGTGCTCTCCTTCACTTTCATGATCGAGCGCTGGCTGTATTTCCGCCGCGCCGAGGGAAACGCAGAGAACGTGCTCGCGCACGTGCGCAAGCTCCTGGAGGATGGCAAGAGCGAGGCCGCCCTCCATTTCTGCCAGAAGCAGTCCTCCTGCGTGGCGCAGGTGGTTCATTACGGGCTTCTCCACGCCGGGCGCTCGCGCAAGGATTTGGAGGAGCTCCTGCACAGCAAGGGGCTCGAGGAAAGGCTTAAGCTCGAGCGCTTCCTGGCGGTCCTGGGAACCTTGAGCAACACGGCACCCTTCATCGGCCTTTTCGGCACCGTGGTCGGCATCATCAAGGCCTTCCGAGACCTGGCCTTGGCCGGAGGCGGGGGGCCGAGCGTGGTGGCCAAGGGCATCGCCGAGGCCCTGGTGGCGACCGCCGCCGGGCTTCTGGTGGCCATCCCGGCCGCGGTCATCTACAACTACTTCACCAGGAGAGTCAAAGAGCTCTCGGTCCAGATGCAGGTGGCCGCGACCCGGCTCATCGTGATGCTTGGGGCCAAATAA
- a CDS encoding thiamine pyrophosphate-dependent dehydrogenase E1 component subunit alpha: MHALMVQARLLEERLIKMSKSGDGYFWIGGPGEEGFNVPLGLQVKKGRGLEYDYLHLHYRSSAIALAMEVSAIDIIRQMRCVATDPFSMGRNFVNHYAIPEMNVVPVSPTIETQYSTAIGTGIAQKRAGSEGITIVNGGDGGTAEGDFHSCLVWANRPVLPLPILIVVVNNGYAISVEAKGQHGERNISDWGKAFDMPAKTINGNDPVESHFAVQEAMAYCRKEKRPYLLEARTSRLYGHSSSSGANRIPEPDCIALFEAELEKRGLAGKDALSKVWQETQAEIDCAHQQVKQEPFPEPGSIWEHVFAGPLPPSYPTKGGS; encoded by the coding sequence ATGCACGCTCTCATGGTCCAAGCCCGCCTCTTGGAAGAGCGGCTCATCAAGATGAGCAAGAGCGGGGACGGCTACTTCTGGATCGGCGGCCCCGGGGAAGAGGGCTTCAACGTGCCCCTGGGGCTCCAGGTGAAGAAAGGCCGGGGTCTGGAATACGACTATCTCCACCTCCACTACCGCTCGAGCGCCATCGCGCTCGCCATGGAGGTGTCCGCCATCGACATCATCCGCCAGATGCGTTGTGTCGCGACCGACCCGTTCTCCATGGGACGCAATTTCGTCAACCATTACGCCATCCCGGAGATGAACGTCGTGCCGGTATCTCCCACCATCGAGACCCAATATTCCACCGCCATCGGCACCGGCATCGCCCAAAAGCGGGCGGGCTCGGAGGGCATCACCATAGTCAACGGCGGCGACGGGGGAACGGCGGAGGGCGATTTCCACTCGTGCCTGGTCTGGGCCAACCGCCCGGTCCTGCCTCTGCCCATCCTCATCGTCGTCGTCAACAACGGCTACGCCATCTCGGTGGAGGCCAAGGGCCAGCACGGGGAGAGGAACATCTCGGACTGGGGCAAGGCCTTCGATATGCCGGCCAAGACCATCAACGGCAACGACCCCGTCGAGTCCCATTTCGCCGTCCAAGAGGCCATGGCCTACTGCCGCAAGGAGAAGCGCCCTTATCTCTTGGAGGCCAGAACCAGCCGCCTCTACGGCCACTCCTCCTCCTCCGGGGCCAACCGCATCCCGGAGCCCGACTGCATCGCCCTGTTCGAGGCAGAGCTAGAGAAGCGGGGTCTAGCCGGCAAGGACGCGCTCTCCAAGGTTTGGCAGGAAACCCAGGCCGAGATAGACTGCGCGCATCAACAAGTCAAACAGGAGCCCTTCCCGGAGCCGGGCTCGATCTGGGAGCATGTTTTCGCGGGACCACTTCCGCCATCCTATCCGACTAAGGGAGGCTCCTGA
- a CDS encoding alpha-ketoacid dehydrogenase subunit beta → MANMAQAIRMALHYGEENLGVKEIFGEDVGPPLGGVFTATQGLKNAWNSPLDERGIIGAALGLAWAGSRPVAEIQFVDYIFNAIDMLKLCANGTWTSGGRFSAPLVIMTPVGAGIHGSVYHSHSFDSMAAKLHGMKVVCPSTPLDAYGLMLSAIKDDDPVLYLKPKGLLRAKGEELIPGEPADEKELKAMIDAPIGDRANWKPRWPKLEEYTVPIGKARISKPGEGATVVTHGRMAPLVLEAAKALAQEGAGDAEVIDLRSLIPYDWDCVKESIQKTGRVLFVNEETEIANFAEHLIRRVVDELFYELKVRPRLLAAKAVPGVGLSPNLENATVPQKSDIERVLREILTEPT, encoded by the coding sequence ATGGCGAACATGGCCCAAGCCATCCGCATGGCCCTCCATTACGGCGAGGAAAACCTGGGGGTCAAGGAAATTTTCGGGGAGGACGTGGGCCCGCCCCTGGGCGGGGTCTTCACCGCGACGCAAGGCCTCAAGAACGCCTGGAACTCTCCCCTGGACGAGCGCGGCATCATCGGCGCGGCCCTGGGCCTGGCCTGGGCGGGATCGCGCCCGGTGGCCGAGATACAGTTCGTGGACTATATCTTCAACGCCATAGACATGCTCAAGCTCTGCGCCAACGGCACGTGGACATCCGGCGGGCGCTTCAGCGCGCCGCTCGTGATCATGACCCCGGTGGGGGCCGGCATCCACGGCTCGGTGTACCATTCCCACTCCTTCGACTCGATGGCGGCCAAGCTTCACGGCATGAAGGTGGTCTGTCCCTCGACTCCCCTGGACGCCTACGGCCTCATGCTCTCCGCCATCAAGGACGACGATCCGGTGCTGTATCTCAAGCCCAAAGGCCTCCTGCGCGCCAAGGGCGAGGAGCTCATCCCGGGCGAGCCCGCTGACGAGAAAGAGCTCAAGGCCATGATCGACGCCCCCATCGGCGACCGCGCCAATTGGAAGCCCCGCTGGCCGAAGCTGGAAGAATACACCGTCCCCATCGGCAAGGCCAGGATCTCTAAACCGGGAGAGGGCGCCACGGTGGTGACCCACGGCAGGATGGCGCCCTTGGTCTTGGAAGCGGCAAAGGCGCTTGCCCAAGAGGGCGCGGGGGACGCCGAGGTGATAGACCTGCGCTCGCTTATCCCCTACGACTGGGACTGCGTCAAGGAGTCCATCCAAAAGACCGGGCGGGTGCTATTCGTCAACGAGGAAACCGAGATCGCCAACTTCGCCGAGCACCTGATCCGCCGCGTCGTGGACGAGCTCTTCTACGAGCTCAAGGTACGGCCCAGGCTCCTGGCCGCCAAGGCCGTCCCCGGAGTCGGTCTCTCCCCCAACCTAGAGAACGCCACGGTCCCCCAAAAGTCCGACATCGAGCGGGTCCTGCGCGAGATTCTAACCGAGCCGACTTAG
- the queF gene encoding NADPH-dependent 7-cyano-7-deazaguanine reductase QueF, with protein sequence MKKKTPLVYGYNPDLALSGKDVELPPIETWPNQYRGYEIKIECPEFTSVCPKTKLPDFGTLTLRYMPDKKCLELKSFKYYLLGYRNMGIFYENAVNKILADIVSATSPLWAELEGAFTTRGGMRSVITARHGTPRA encoded by the coding sequence ATGAAAAAAAAGACCCCGCTCGTGTACGGCTACAACCCGGACTTGGCGCTTTCCGGAAAGGATGTCGAGCTTCCTCCCATCGAGACCTGGCCCAATCAGTACCGGGGCTACGAGATCAAGATCGAGTGCCCGGAGTTCACCTCGGTCTGCCCCAAGACCAAGCTCCCCGACTTCGGGACCTTGACCTTGCGTTACATGCCGGACAAGAAGTGCCTGGAGCTCAAATCCTTCAAGTACTACCTGCTCGGCTACCGGAACATGGGCATCTTCTACGAGAACGCGGTCAATAAGATCCTGGCCGACATCGTGTCGGCGACCTCTCCCCTTTGGGCCGAGCTAGAGGGGGCCTTCACCACGCGCGGCGGCATGCGCTCGGTCATCACCGCGCGCCACGGCACCCCAAGGGCCTAG
- the thrS gene encoding threonine--tRNA ligase has product MTMTKDSPDVSSQEYLDALRHSCAHVMAQAVQELFPGTKITIGPAIENGFYYDFDGPHPFALEDLPKIEKRMRQIAEGNHVFKGEELSYEDSKRYWEARGETYKLEILEGLKGQKITHYTHGTFTDLCRGGHCPSTKAIRHFKLLSVAGAYWRGDEKNPMLQRIYGTAWPTKEQLESHLKMLEQAKARDHRKLGPALDLFSVQDLAGPGLVFWHPKGGRMRLIMEDWLRVEALKRGYQMVYTPHIANIELWNTSGHRDFFRQNMFSEIEVEKADYQLKPMNCPFHILIYQSRLRSYRELPLRLSELGTVYRYERSGVLHGLMRARGFTQDDAHIFCAPESMESEIEACIDFALALFKTFGFERYAMEVSTWDPGKRSDYSGETADWESAQGALESVLKKRDIPYRLMRGEAAFYGPKIDVKLIDAIGRSWQLSTVQFDFNLPEKFQLEYIASDGSRQRPLMVHRALYGSLERFFGILIEHYAGHFPLWLSPVQVKVLTLTDGEAAAGAEFARRLEALGLRAACDFRGEKIGHKIRDAQLEKVPYMVVLGPKDLAAGTLSVRLSDGRQFHGVTEETFARRLGQECAEKWSAPRWDA; this is encoded by the coding sequence ATGACCATGACCAAGGACTCTCCCGACGTCTCCTCGCAGGAGTATTTGGACGCCCTGCGCCATTCCTGCGCCCACGTGATGGCCCAGGCGGTTCAAGAGCTTTTCCCCGGCACCAAGATCACGATAGGCCCGGCCATCGAGAACGGCTTCTACTACGATTTCGACGGGCCCCATCCCTTCGCCCTGGAGGACCTGCCCAAGATCGAGAAGCGCATGCGCCAGATCGCGGAGGGCAATCATGTCTTTAAGGGCGAGGAGCTGTCCTACGAGGACTCCAAGCGCTACTGGGAGGCGCGGGGGGAGACGTACAAGCTCGAGATCCTGGAGGGTCTGAAGGGCCAGAAAATCACCCATTACACCCACGGGACTTTCACCGACCTCTGCCGCGGCGGGCATTGCCCGAGCACCAAGGCCATCCGCCACTTCAAGCTCCTGAGCGTGGCCGGGGCCTACTGGCGGGGCGACGAGAAAAACCCCATGCTCCAGCGCATCTACGGCACGGCCTGGCCCACCAAGGAACAGCTGGAGTCCCATCTTAAGATGCTGGAGCAGGCCAAGGCCCGGGACCACAGGAAGCTCGGCCCCGCTTTGGATCTTTTCAGCGTGCAGGACTTGGCCGGCCCGGGGCTGGTCTTCTGGCACCCCAAGGGCGGGCGTATGCGTCTCATCATGGAGGACTGGCTGAGGGTCGAGGCCTTGAAGCGCGGCTACCAGATGGTCTACACCCCGCACATCGCCAACATAGAACTTTGGAACACATCCGGCCACCGCGATTTTTTCAGGCAAAACATGTTTTCCGAGATCGAGGTGGAGAAGGCGGATTATCAGTTAAAGCCCATGAACTGCCCCTTCCACATCCTCATCTACCAGAGCCGCCTGCGCTCCTACCGGGAGCTCCCGCTGCGCCTCTCGGAACTGGGCACTGTCTACCGCTACGAGCGCTCGGGAGTCCTCCACGGCCTTATGCGCGCCCGCGGGTTCACGCAGGACGACGCCCACATCTTTTGCGCCCCCGAATCCATGGAGTCCGAGATCGAGGCCTGCATCGACTTCGCCCTGGCCTTGTTCAAGACCTTCGGCTTTGAGCGCTACGCCATGGAGGTGTCCACCTGGGATCCGGGCAAGAGATCGGACTACTCCGGCGAGACCGCGGATTGGGAGAGCGCCCAGGGGGCTCTGGAGTCCGTTCTCAAGAAGCGCGACATCCCCTACCGGCTCATGCGCGGCGAGGCCGCTTTCTACGGCCCGAAGATAGACGTCAAGCTCATCGACGCCATCGGCCGCTCCTGGCAGCTCTCCACGGTGCAGTTCGACTTCAACCTTCCCGAGAAATTTCAGCTCGAATACATCGCCTCCGACGGCTCGCGCCAGCGCCCCCTCATGGTGCATCGCGCCTTGTACGGCTCGCTCGAGCGCTTTTTCGGCATATTGATCGAGCACTACGCCGGGCATTTCCCGCTGTGGCTTTCCCCGGTCCAGGTGAAGGTCCTCACCCTCACCGACGGCGAGGCCGCGGCCGGGGCGGAGTTCGCCCGGCGGCTCGAAGCGCTCGGCCTGCGCGCCGCCTGCGACTTCCGGGGCGAGAAGATCGGCCACAAGATCCGCGACGCCCAGCTCGAGAAAGTTCCCTACATGGTGGTCCTCGGGCCCAAGGACCTCGCGGCCGGGACTCTATCCGTGCGCCTGAGCGACGGCCGGCAATTCCACGGTGTCACCGAGGAGACATTCGCCCGGCGCCTCGGCCAGGAATGCGCGGAGAAATGGTCCGCCCCCCGCTGGGACGCATGA
- a CDS encoding tetratricopeptide repeat protein, translating into MVRPPLGRMRALLLAALLGTRSLCAAAPWSDSDGKVQQEEDVFASATQMFREAAAPQDSSAAVEALDNFLSKFPRSLRAADARFLIGEAQMRYALSLLKEEAASKKNSASRALSASNPAAAKALQAARKAFSAVAEDKKSGLGASAQYRLGEAAYNERNWEEALKQFGEVESRFPKSYLAGESLLGIVYSYLAMEEFEAAESSLFILGETYPAYLKEQAALYAQGVVALHKGDYNNAEKALKAVSTPEAQYYLGKTYLLSKRAYLAATAFEKLIRDYPESELKEEAQFYIAESFFLAEDYDGAVSKYQRFISLYPDSPLRSAANFRVGACHFQKKDYIQARAQLQGLLDRAPGDFFGPISQYLVAETYLATGQIRDALFAYTKVITQHPETLRVSPLAHYKLAWTQAQVGDFAQAAQTCRNFLSLYPNNALAKNVYLILGNALVGLGRHGEAADAFQRIIDIAPSSEIAEQALFLILQNQFSGKNYNSILTSYQYIFRHMPPSRSKWRTLSYLYAAEAYLALNQVEEAKVIYEMILKVYPDDPAAIYAQDGLAWCYSYEGEDQKALEERQKLKEMLSAASSTFTFSGVNELGIADSLFNQKNYEDSFQLYEKYAQEHPDSAQAPVALYRAGQSLYNARFYTQALEAWKKLMSRYPQAKEAEAAAFQSADTLFRAQKYGESMAAYRAILKNFPSDSRLAMARLRLAQAAYNAKDDAAAVKEVQELVGQFPGSPEASDGLEILESALDRLRKADFKAVLRGMIAAAAAKPIAADLQFRLARRCFEAKDYAEAASEFQKFSVEHTNHAELGKAQFYLGESWFKLSNFQEAIPAFERLLDNFERGENTALALFHLASASYGLKKHQEAIRYYLRLIEEYPEAEYVKAAQFNLALSYKAVGRPDMSQDAYQKYVGLAGASDPAALSALWEVFAIQKDRRDYEGALSTLSRIGERAQPGAEMALEAAYRAGEIYVAQKRPDEAQNAWEKLRPMRPAGNPFRLQALIRLGELYERGSDYEKALAVYDDLARNAGKAVAQSAAQRAAALRRAGKSAAQTPKAKAGRIQ; encoded by the coding sequence ATGGTCCGCCCCCCGCTGGGACGCATGAGGGCCCTGCTCCTGGCGGCTTTGCTCGGCACCCGGAGCCTATGCGCCGCCGCCCCCTGGAGCGACTCCGACGGCAAGGTCCAGCAGGAGGAGGACGTCTTCGCCTCCGCCACTCAGATGTTCCGCGAAGCGGCGGCGCCGCAGGACTCGTCCGCGGCGGTGGAGGCCCTCGATAATTTCCTCTCCAAGTTTCCACGCAGCCTAAGGGCCGCCGACGCGCGCTTTTTGATCGGCGAGGCGCAGATGCGCTACGCCTTGAGCCTCCTTAAGGAAGAGGCCGCCTCCAAGAAGAATTCCGCTTCTCGGGCGCTTTCCGCTTCCAACCCCGCCGCGGCCAAGGCCCTCCAGGCCGCGCGCAAGGCCTTCAGCGCGGTGGCCGAGGACAAGAAAAGCGGGCTTGGGGCCTCGGCCCAGTACCGCTTGGGGGAGGCGGCCTACAACGAGAGAAATTGGGAGGAGGCCTTGAAGCAGTTCGGCGAGGTCGAGAGCAGATTCCCCAAGTCCTACCTGGCCGGGGAAAGCCTGCTCGGCATCGTCTACTCTTATCTCGCCATGGAGGAGTTCGAGGCGGCCGAGTCTTCCCTTTTCATCCTGGGGGAGACCTATCCCGCCTATCTCAAGGAGCAGGCCGCGCTTTATGCCCAGGGCGTGGTGGCCCTGCACAAGGGGGACTACAACAACGCCGAGAAGGCCTTGAAGGCGGTGAGCACTCCGGAGGCCCAGTATTATTTGGGAAAGACCTACCTCCTATCCAAGAGAGCGTATCTCGCGGCTACGGCCTTCGAGAAGCTGATCCGCGATTACCCCGAGAGCGAGCTCAAGGAAGAGGCCCAGTTCTACATCGCGGAGTCCTTCTTCCTGGCCGAGGACTACGATGGGGCGGTCTCAAAATACCAGCGGTTCATCAGCCTCTACCCGGACAGCCCTCTGCGCTCGGCCGCCAATTTCCGCGTCGGCGCCTGCCATTTCCAGAAAAAGGACTATATCCAGGCCCGGGCCCAGCTCCAAGGCCTTTTGGACCGCGCCCCCGGCGATTTCTTCGGGCCCATTTCCCAATACCTCGTCGCCGAGACGTATCTGGCGACCGGACAGATTCGCGACGCGCTTTTCGCCTACACCAAGGTGATCACCCAGCACCCCGAGACCCTCAGGGTGTCGCCCCTGGCCCATTACAAGCTGGCCTGGACCCAGGCCCAGGTGGGCGACTTCGCGCAAGCGGCGCAGACCTGCCGGAATTTCCTGTCCCTGTACCCCAACAACGCCTTGGCCAAGAACGTCTACCTTATCCTGGGCAACGCCTTGGTGGGGCTCGGCCGCCACGGCGAGGCCGCGGACGCCTTCCAGCGCATCATAGACATCGCCCCGTCCTCGGAGATCGCCGAGCAGGCCCTTTTCCTGATTTTGCAAAACCAATTCAGCGGGAAGAACTACAACTCCATCCTCACCTCCTATCAGTACATCTTCCGGCACATGCCGCCCTCTCGTTCGAAGTGGCGGACCTTGAGCTACCTCTACGCGGCCGAGGCCTATCTGGCCTTGAACCAGGTGGAGGAGGCCAAGGTCATCTATGAGATGATACTCAAGGTCTACCCGGACGACCCCGCCGCCATCTACGCCCAGGACGGGCTGGCCTGGTGCTACAGCTATGAAGGAGAGGACCAGAAGGCCTTGGAGGAGCGCCAGAAGCTCAAGGAGATGCTCTCCGCGGCTTCCTCCACCTTCACTTTCTCGGGCGTCAATGAACTCGGCATCGCCGACAGCCTGTTCAACCAGAAGAACTACGAGGACTCCTTCCAGCTCTACGAGAAATACGCCCAGGAGCATCCGGACTCCGCCCAGGCCCCCGTGGCCCTGTACCGGGCGGGCCAAAGCCTCTACAACGCCCGCTTCTACACCCAGGCCCTGGAGGCCTGGAAAAAGCTCATGTCGCGCTATCCCCAGGCCAAGGAAGCCGAGGCTGCGGCCTTCCAGTCCGCCGACACCTTGTTCCGGGCCCAGAAATACGGCGAGTCCATGGCCGCCTACCGCGCCATCCTAAAGAATTTTCCGTCCGACTCCCGGCTTGCCATGGCGCGCCTGCGCCTGGCCCAGGCCGCCTACAACGCCAAGGACGACGCCGCGGCCGTCAAGGAGGTCCAGGAGCTTGTCGGCCAATTCCCCGGTTCCCCGGAGGCCTCCGACGGCCTCGAGATACTGGAAAGCGCCCTCGACCGCCTGAGGAAGGCGGACTTCAAGGCGGTCTTGCGCGGCATGATCGCGGCCGCCGCCGCCAAGCCCATCGCCGCGGACCTGCAGTTCCGCCTGGCCCGGCGCTGCTTCGAGGCCAAGGACTACGCCGAGGCGGCCTCGGAGTTCCAAAAATTCAGCGTGGAGCACACCAACCACGCCGAGCTCGGCAAGGCCCAGTTTTATCTTGGCGAGAGCTGGTTCAAGCTTTCCAATTTCCAGGAGGCCATTCCGGCCTTCGAGCGCCTCCTTGACAACTTCGAGCGGGGCGAGAACACGGCGCTGGCCCTATTCCACCTGGCCAGCGCCTCCTACGGCTTGAAGAAGCACCAGGAGGCCATCCGCTATTACCTGCGTCTCATCGAGGAGTACCCGGAGGCGGAGTACGTCAAGGCCGCCCAGTTCAATCTGGCCCTCTCCTACAAGGCCGTGGGCCGGCCCGACATGTCCCAGGACGCCTATCAGAAGTACGTGGGCCTGGCGGGGGCCTCCGATCCCGCGGCCTTGTCCGCCCTTTGGGAGGTCTTCGCCATCCAAAAGGACCGCAGGGACTACGAGGGGGCTCTTTCCACCTTGAGCCGGATCGGCGAGCGCGCCCAGCCAGGGGCCGAGATGGCCTTGGAGGCCGCGTATCGGGCAGGAGAGATTTACGTCGCGCAGAAGCGGCCAGACGAGGCGCAGAATGCCTGGGAAAAGCTTCGCCCCATGCGGCCGGCGGGCAACCCTTTCCGCCTCCAGGCCCTTATACGCCTCGGCGAGCTTTACGAGAGGGGCTCGGATTACGAGAAGGCCCTGGCCGTCTATGACGATTTGGCCCGCAACGCGGGCAAGGCCGTGGCGCAGTCCGCGGCCCAGCGCGCCGCCGCTTTGCGCAGGGCGGGCAAGTCCGCGGCCCAGACGCCCAAGGCCAAGGCGGGGAGGATTCAATGA
- a CDS encoding biopolymer transporter ExbD, producing the protein MAGAQDKAEEPITAINVTPLVDVCLVLVIIFMAIAPMALSIGINVLQSRAGVAQGKASLSENVQVRLMADGRITVNGAEVAAAAAALESEILKALAASKDKLVVISADASNKVGEVVRILDTAQQAGALKLAILKSEEQPGGKA; encoded by the coding sequence ATGGCGGGCGCCCAGGACAAGGCCGAGGAGCCCATCACCGCGATCAACGTCACGCCCTTGGTGGACGTCTGCCTCGTGCTCGTTATCATCTTCATGGCCATCGCGCCCATGGCCTTGAGCATCGGCATCAACGTTCTCCAGTCGCGCGCCGGCGTCGCCCAAGGCAAGGCGTCCTTGAGCGAGAACGTCCAGGTGCGCCTCATGGCTGACGGCAGGATCACGGTCAACGGGGCCGAGGTCGCGGCCGCGGCCGCGGCTCTGGAGTCCGAGATCTTGAAGGCTCTGGCCGCGAGCAAGGACAAGCTGGTGGTCATTTCCGCGGATGCCAGCAACAAGGTGGGAGAGGTCGTCCGGATCTTGGACACGGCCCAGCAGGCGGGGGCCCTGAAGCTCGCCATCCTCAAGAGCGAGGAACAGCCGGGGGGGAAGGCCTGA